The Streptomyces sp. NBC_00483 genome contains the following window.
AGATCGCGGAGATGAAGACCGGCCGCGACATCAAGCGCCAGGAGCGCCGCAGGCACAAGGTGCCTTCGGTAGCCATCGCCGGATACACGAACGCCGGCAAGTCCTCGCTCCTCAACCGCCTCACGGGCGCGGGCGTCCTGGTGGAGAACTCGCTGTTCGCCACTCTGGACCCGACCGTGCGCCGGGCCGAGACCCCGAGCGGTCGGCTGTACACGCTGGCCGACACGGTCGGTTTCGTACGGCACCTGCCGCACCACCTCGTCGAGGCGTTCCGCTCGACCATGGAGGAGGTCGGTGACTCCGACCTGATCCTGCATGTGGTCGACGGTTCGCACCCGGTGCCGGAGGAGCAGCTCGCCGCCGTACGTGAGGTCATCCGCGACGTCGGGGCGACCAACGTGCCGGAGATCGTGGTGATCAACAAGGCGGACGCGGCCGACCCGTTGGTGCTGCAGCGGCTGCTGCGCGTGGAGAAGCACGCGATCGCCGTTTCTGCCCGCTCGGGCCAGGGCATCGAGGAGCTGCTCGAGCTCATCGACGTCGAACTGCCGCACCCCGCGGTCGAGATCGAGGCCCTCGTGCCGTACACGCACGGCCAGCTGGTCGCGCGGGCGCACGCCGACGGCGAGGTGATCTCCGAGGAGCACACCCCGGAGGGCACGCTCCTGAAGGCACGCGTCCACGAGGAACTCGCGGCGGAATTCGCGCCGTACGTTCCGGCGGTGGTCGCGGGCTGACGGCCCGTACCGACGTATCGAACATGGCTGAGCCCCTCTCCGGTGGACGGAGAGGGGCTCAGCCATGAGGTCGGTCGGCCGCGCGGCGACTGCTCACCGTCTGGTGACGTCCTTGCCGCCCGGCGGCTTTCTTACTGCCTGGCGGCCTTCTTACTGTTGCCCGGCGGCCTTCTGACTACTGCCCGGCGAACTTCCTGCTCACCGAGTCGTAGATCCCCTTGGCCTCCTTGCCGAGCCGCGGGCCCGCGAGCCAACCCGCCGTCACCGGGCCGATCGAGGTGTTGGACACCAGGGCCGGCTGGCCGTCGGCGCCCTGGCCGACCCAGCCGCCGCCGGACGAACCGCCCGTCATGGTGCAGCCGATGCGGTACATCGTCGGGTCCGCGTCGTTCAGCGAAAGACGGCCCGGCCTGTCGGCGCACTGGTACAGCTTCTGCCCGTCGAACGGCGCCGCCGCCGGGTAGCCCTTCGCGGTCAGCTGCGAGACCTTCGGCACCGCCGGCGCGTTGAAGTTCACCGGAAGCGCCGAACCCACCGTCTCCTCGAGGGACTTGGTGGTGCCGCCCTTCTCCGGCGTCACATGGATCACGGCGAAGTCGTACGAAGCGCCCGCCCCGCCGCTCGGGCCGCCCTGCGCGATCCACTGGTCGGACGTCAGTGCCGCGTCGCCCCACCACACGCCGTACGGCGCGACCTCGTTCCTGGGCGCGTTCTGCAGCTCCTGCTCGGACTTGCCGCTGTCGTTGTACGAGGGCACGAACGCGATGTTGCGGTACCAGCCGCCGTTCTTGCCCGCGTGCACACAGTGGCCCGCCGTCCAGAGCATGTTGGACCTGCCGGGGTGCGCGGGGTCGGTGACCACCGTCGCCGAGCAGACCATCGAGCCCTTGGGGCCGTCGAAGAACAGCTTGCCCGCGTACGGGGCGTTCGCGTGGTACGGAGTGGACACGCCCGCGGCCGCCACCGGCCTGGGCTCCGG
Protein-coding sequences here:
- a CDS encoding trypsin-like serine peptidase: MRPIRPQFAARRARGARSRTSPVAAAVALGAVVALTATACGPSENNANDKPTASASAGGGKFKIPDDIQDRLKEHGIDPDKWKGGEWRNWDKDKWLREAQDFVNPIIQGLWDSNRMRDADKNPGGEVDENDLSGDQGVTDPEPRPVAAAGVSTPYHANAPYAGKLFFDGPKGSMVCSATVVTDPAHPGRSNMLWTAGHCVHAGKNGGWYRNIAFVPSYNDSGKSEQELQNAPRNEVAPYGVWWGDAALTSDQWIAQGGPSGGAGASYDFAVIHVTPEKGGTTKSLEETVGSALPVNFNAPAVPKVSQLTAKGYPAAAPFDGQKLYQCADRPGRLSLNDADPTMYRIGCTMTGGSSGGGWVGQGADGQPALVSNTSIGPVTAGWLAGPRLGKEAKGIYDSVSRKFAGQ